A part of Aegilops tauschii subsp. strangulata cultivar AL8/78 chromosome 2, Aet v6.0, whole genome shotgun sequence genomic DNA contains:
- the LOC109770871 gene encoding glucan endo-1,3-beta-glucosidase 1, producing MGARSRGGTRSLLLLSLHLLCLHSCLRCSVSAAGSGDPYVGVTIGTAVTNLLSPSDLAAFLRAQRITHVRLYDADPRLLSALASSGATAIVGVPNDELLALGSSPATASAWVARRVLPFAAANSTSPGLISAIAVGDEVPTALPSALPILLPAIQSLAAALAAANLSSIPVSTPLPFSIVLEPFPPSQAYFNQSLAKSFLLPLLSHLANTSAPLMLNLYPYYSLMQSSGVVPVDNAMFKPLPPSLEMVDPNTLLHYTNVFDAMLDAVYVALKNLNVSAGIPVLVTETGWPSYGDRKEEPYASKDNANTYNSNLIKHVTEKPGTPMRPGAQASVYIYELFNEDLRPGPASEANWGLFHGNGTPVYLLHVTGKDGFLGNDTTDRTFCIAADDADEKAVQAAMDWACGPGRSDCTAIQPGEGCYEPNDVRSHASFAFNTYYQSQGKAGGSCYFQGAGMVTTTDPSHDSCIFVGSKLYSNVTKSDGANTTTTQTSDAEGSAVWRLRTGREKGFLSVLRLLLSLMVVVIMTNSNFWT from the exons ATGGGGGCTAGGAGCAGAGGAGGCACACGCAGCctgctcctcctctcgctccacCTTCTCTGCCTCCATTCCTGTCTGCGCT GCTCGGTCTccgcggcgggctccggcgaccCCTACGTCGGCGTGACGATCGGCACGGCGGTGACCAACCTGCTGTCCCCGTCGGACCTCGCGGCGTTCCTCCGCGCGCAGCGCATCACCCACGTGCGCCTCTACGACGCCGACCCACGCCTGCTCTCCGCGCTCGCCTCCTCCGGCGCCACCGCCATCGTCGGCGTCCCAAACGACGAGCTCCTCGCGCTCGGCTCCTCCCCGGCCACCGCCTCCGCCTGGGTCGCCCGCCGGGTGCTCCCCTTCGCCGCCGCCAACTCCACCAGCCCGGGCCTCATCTCCGCCATCGCCGTCGGCGACGAGGTCCCCACCGCCCTGCCCTCCGCGCTCCCCATCCTCCTCCCCGCCATCCAgtccctcgccgccgcgctcgccgCCGCCAACCTCTCCTCCATCCCCGTCTCCACCCCGCTCCCTTTCTCCATCGTCCTCGAGCCCTTTCCCCCGTCCCAGGCCTACTTCAACCAGTCCCTCGCCAAATccttcctcctcccgctcctctcCCACCTCGCCAACACCTCCGCGCCGCTCATGCTCAACCTCTACCCCTACTACTCGCTGATGCAGAGCAGCGGCGTCGTGCCGGTCGACAACGCCATGTTCAAGCCGCTCCCGCCGTCGCTGGAGATGGTCGACCCCAACACGCTGCTCCACTACACCAACGTGTTCGACGCCATGCTCGACGCGGTGTACGTCGCCCTCAAGAACCTCAACGTCAGCGCGGGCATCCCGGTGCTGGTCACCGAGACCGGGTGGCCGTCCTACGGGGACCGCAAGGAAGAGCCGTACGCCAGCAAGGACAACGCCAACACCTACAACTCCAACCTCATCAAGCACGTCACGGAGAAGCCCGGGACGCCTATGCGGCCCGGCGCGCAGGCCAGCGTGTACATCTACGAGCTCTTCAACGAGGACCTGCGGCCGGGGCCGGCGTCGGAGGCCAACTGGGGGCTCTTCCACGGCAACGGCACGCCGGTGTACCTGCTCCACGTCACCGGGAAGGACGGTTTCTTGGGGAACGACACGACGGACCGGACGTTCTGCATCGCGGCGGACGACGCCGACGAGAAGGCGGTGCAGGCTGCCATGGACTGGGCATGCGGCCCCGGCCGGTCTGACTGCACGGCGATACAGCCCGGGGAGGGGTGCTACGAGCCCAACGACGTGCGGAGCCACGCGTCGTTCGCCTTCAACACCTACTACCAGTCGCAGGGCAAGGCCGGCGGCTCCTGCTACTTCCAGGGCGCCGGCATGGTCACCACCACCGATCCCA GTCATGATAGCTGCATCTTTGTTGGAAG TAAATTGTATAGCAacgtcaccaaatctgacggtgCAAACACAACCACAACGCAGACAAGTGATGCTGAAGGATCTGCGGTATGGAGACTGAGAACAGGAAGGGAGAAAGGTTTCTTGTCTGTCCTCCGTTTGTTGTTGAGCCTGATGGTGGTGGTTATCATGACGAATTCAAACTTTTGGACATAA